The Thermodesulfobacteriota bacterium DNA segment TCGCCGGGGCGTCGTTTATGCCGTCGCCGACCATCGCCGTCACAAGCCCCCGTCTCTTGTAGTCCTCGATTATCTCCAGCTTTTCACCGGGATAGAGCCCGCTCCGGGCCTCGACTCCGAGCCTGGAGGCGAGAGCCCCGGCGGCGTATTCGTTGTCGCCGGTGAGTATAAGTACCCCGACGCCGTCTTCGTGGAGCTCCCCGAGCGCGGCCGCGCTCCCGGGCCTCGGCGACTCGGTGAAGCCCATCACGGCAGCGGCAGATTCCCCGACGCCGACGAACATCACCGTCATCCCCGACGATTCGAGCTCGCGGGCCGCGCCGCGCGCGAAGCCGGCTGTCGAAATGCCCAGCGATTCCATGTACCACGCGCTCCCCGCGGCGACGCACCTCCCGTCCACGACGCCCGTTACGCCCATCCCCGGCGCGGCTTTCACCTGCGCGGCCGGAACGAGCCCCGCGCCCATCTCCGACGCCGCGCGAGCGAGGCTGTCCGCCAGGGGGTGCGAGTATCCCGATTCGAGCGACGCCGCGAGCGTGATAATCTCCCTTTCGTCGGCATGCGATTCAGGGTTTATTCGAACTGCGCCCAGTACGAGCTCCCTCTCGGTGAGCGTGCCCGTCTTGTCGAAGAAAACCATGTTCACGCCGGACAGCCTTTCGAGCATCTCCGCCGAGCGGACGAGGACGCCCGAGCCCGCCGCCCTCCCGAGGGCCACCCATATCGCGAGCGGCGTCGCTATCCCGAGCGCGCACGGGCACGAGATCACGAGCACGGCCAGCGCGTGCATGACGGCCGCGTCCACGCCGCCGCGCACGGCCCAGAAAGCGAACACGATGAGCGCGGCGACAGACACCAGCGGCACGAAAACGGCCGTCACCCTGTCGGCCGTCCTCTCTATCGGCGCGCGCGACCGGCGCGCCTCTTCGAGGAGCCGCACGAGGCGTGAGACAGTCTTCCCCTCCCCCACTTCGAGCGCCTCGAAAACGACGGTGCCGTCGAGGTTCGTCGTCCCCGAATACACCATGCTCCCCGGCTCCTTCGGCACGGGAACCGACTCGCCCGTAAGGCTCGACTCGTCGGCGCTGCTCGTCCCCTCGACGACGCGCCCGTCAACGGCGAAGCCCGTCCCGGGCGTCACCTTCACGAGATCGCCCCTTATTATATCGTCCGAGTCCACCGTCTCTTCCGCGCCGTTTCGTATCACTATCGCCGACTTCGGCGCGAGGTCGAGGAATCCCCTTATCGCGTTCGAACTCGACGCCTTGGCGTTGGCCTCGAGATATCTCCCTATAGTGAGCAGCGCCAGCAGCATCGTTATCGTGTCGAAGTAAATGTGGCCCTCGCGCGTGAACGTCGAGTAGACCGAAATGACGAAGGCCGCGGCCGTGCCGATGATTATCAGCACGTCTATGTTGAGCCTCATACGCTTGAGCGCGCCGAGGGATGCGGACAATATAGGCAGGCCGAGAAGGACGATGACGGGGACCGTCAGAATGAGCTGAATGTAATTGAGAATCGCGGCAATGCCGCCTTCGAAGCCGTATATGTACTCCGTCAGGCTCAGCATCATCACGTTCATCGCGAAGAACGCGCTCAGCCCGAGCCTTATCAAGAGCCACGACGCCTGCCCCTCCTCGCCCGACTGTCCCGTTATATCGCTCGCGAGGAGGCACCCGTAACAGCAGAAGACGCGCCCTTTCGATTCCGTGCCGTACCTGCCCGCCGGAAGGCCGCAGTGGGAGCACGCCGCGCGGTCCGTCGTCATGTCGTGTGCTTTAAAATCCGCATATGTCGTGAATCCTCTCGCCGAACCCCGTCGGCAGAACGGCGCGGGCGACGGTGACGATCCCGAAAATGATTATGAGTATTCCCGGGATCGTGCGGCTGAGGCGCGTCCTAAGATACGGCGAGACGCGCCTGTGAACCGCGGCGACGAGGAACATCGCGGGTACGGTCCCGAGGCCCATGGCGAGCATCATCAGGCCCGACTTGTGGGGCGAGCCAGCCGTGAGGCTCACGAGGAGAAATCCGTAAACGAGCGGGCACGGCAAAAAGCCGTTCATGACCCCGAGAGAAAAGGCGGCCGTCTTCCCCTTCCGCCTGAGGAACGAGGCCATCGTATTTTTAAGGAGCGTGTAGAAGGACGAGAACCCGGGAATGCGGCCCTCGCCGACGAGCCCCGTCATCTGGAGCCCGGCGAGGATGATGACGAGCCCGAGCACGACGGTGAGCGCCACCTGGAAACCGAGCATGGGCCCCATCTCCTTGATCATGAACCCGAGCGCGCCGACCAGTACGCCCAGGAAGAAGTACGTGAAGACCCGGCCGGCATTATAAAGTAGCTGCCCGGATATATTCCTCCCGTGTCCCGATGCCCCGGATATCAGGATCGGAAACCCGCCGCACATCCCTATGCAGTGGAATGAGCCGAGAACGCCGGTTATGAAAGCGAGCCCGTATGCCGTCATGTCTACCATAACTTTAGCGCGCGGCCGGAAAGCGCCGCAGGCGCTGCCTTATTCCCCTTCGAGCTCTTTTATCGTCCAGTTCGTCGTCCTGTCCGAAGTCTCCTCGCGGATATTCTTCACCGTCCCGGCGCTTACCTCCGGGGCCGAATTCCCCCAGCTCGACCTCGCGTACGTGAGCGCCGCCGCTATCTCCTCGTCGGACATCTGCCCGCCCCAGGCCGGCATCACGCCGTTATAAGTCGTCCCCGCGACGGTAACCGGACCCTGAAGCCCGTGTAATACTATTTTAACCGGAAGTTTATCGTCACCGGTAAGAAGGCCGGAGCCCGCGAGGGGCGGAAACGCGCCCGGAACACCCTGCCCGCTCTGCTGATGACATGTCGCGCAGACGCGGTTATACACCTCGGCCCCGTCCACGGCCGCAGCGGGCGGGCTCTCCCCGGGCTTCGAAACGGAGGCCTGTTTCACCGTTCCGCCCTTCTCTAAAAGATGGACTTCCGGCCCGAACTCGCCCCCGTAGCGTCCAATGTAAAACCCCGCCCAGAA contains these protein-coding regions:
- a CDS encoding heavy metal translocating P-type ATPase yields the protein MTTDRAACSHCGLPAGRYGTESKGRVFCCYGCLLASDITGQSGEEGQASWLLIRLGLSAFFAMNVMMLSLTEYIYGFEGGIAAILNYIQLILTVPVIVLLGLPILSASLGALKRMRLNIDVLIIIGTAAAFVISVYSTFTREGHIYFDTITMLLALLTIGRYLEANAKASSSNAIRGFLDLAPKSAIVIRNGAEETVDSDDIIRGDLVKVTPGTGFAVDGRVVEGTSSADESSLTGESVPVPKEPGSMVYSGTTNLDGTVVFEALEVGEGKTVSRLVRLLEEARRSRAPIERTADRVTAVFVPLVSVAALIVFAFWAVRGGVDAAVMHALAVLVISCPCALGIATPLAIWVALGRAAGSGVLVRSAEMLERLSGVNMVFFDKTGTLTERELVLGAVRINPESHADEREIITLAASLESGYSHPLADSLARAASEMGAGLVPAAQVKAAPGMGVTGVVDGRCVAAGSAWYMESLGISTAGFARGAARELESSGMTVMFVGVGESAAAVMGFTESPRPGSAAALGELHEDGVGVLILTGDNEYAAGALASRLGVEARSGLYPGEKLEIIEDYKRRGLVTAMVGDGINDAPAMNAADVGIVLGCGADITREAADVSLLGDDLTKVPWVLRLARRNHRVVKQNLFWAFFYNTLGIGVAAAGLMQPVLAAAAMIVSSMIVLGNSLRVGGMKAER
- a CDS encoding sulfite exporter TauE/SafE family protein, which encodes MVDMTAYGLAFITGVLGSFHCIGMCGGFPILISGASGHGRNISGQLLYNAGRVFTYFFLGVLVGALGFMIKEMGPMLGFQVALTVVLGLVIILAGLQMTGLVGEGRIPGFSSFYTLLKNTMASFLRRKGKTAAFSLGVMNGFLPCPLVYGFLLVSLTAGSPHKSGLMMLAMGLGTVPAMFLVAAVHRRVSPYLRTRLSRTIPGILIIIFGIVTVARAVLPTGFGERIHDICGF
- a CDS encoding cytochrome c; translation: MGDEKKNDIQAPYRAENEDVDIYGLHRQALRESPDPVEGLERPPWWLWVICISLIFWAGFYIGRYGGEFGPEVHLLEKGGTVKQASVSKPGESPPAAAVDGAEVYNRVCATCHQQSGQGVPGAFPPLAGSGLLTGDDKLPVKIVLHGLQGPVTVAGTTYNGVMPAWGGQMSDEEIAAALTYARSSWGNSAPEVSAGTVKNIREETSDRTTNWTIKELEGE